GCAGGCGTTGGTCGAGCGTTTCCAGCTCGATCGTGCGTTGATTGCGGTAGACCACAGCGACCCCGACACCCAACGCTCGGCGGTCGCGAGCCTGGTGGCCAACTACCTGAACAAAACCCTCGGCGACGGCATGATCATCGCCGTAGGCATGGGCCGCAATGTGGGCGCGGTAGCCGAGAATGTGTTCCTGCCGGTGACGCGCAATTGTACCTTTGTGTGCGCCATCGGCGGCTCGCTCAAGGCCGGCGAATACATGAACCCCGACCATATCTGCCGGCGCCTGGCCCTGCGCTTTGGCGCCGAGAGCGAAACCCTCTACGCCCCGGCCCTGGTGGCCAACCCCGAACTGCGCAGTGTGCTGATCAACAACGACACCGTGCGCTCGACCCTGGACCGCGCGCGCCGCGCCGATATCGCCTTGATCGGGATCGGTGACATGAGCGAGAACAGCAACATGGTGCGCATGGGGTGGTTCTCGCCCCAGGAAATTGCCCAGGCGCGGGTGTCCGGCACGGTGGGCGACATGATGGGCTACGACTTTATCGACATCCACGGTCAGCCGGCGGTCAACACCTTGCAAGGCCGGGTGATCGGCCTGACGGTGCAGGAGCTGGTGCGCATTCCGGACGTGGTGGCGATCGCCAGCGAAAACACCAAGGCCGCCGCCACCCTGGGCGCGTTGCGCTCCGGGGTGATCAACACGCTGGCGACGACCGTGTCGAATGCCTACACGATCCTCGCCCTGGATGACGCCACGCGTCGTTAAGTTTGCAACTGGGCCTCGACGGACTCGGCGAGGTTGGTGAGGATCAGGCAGCACGACACCGCACCGGCATCCAGGACCCCCAGGGAGCGCTCACCGAGGCGGCTGGCG
The genomic region above belongs to Pseudomonas sp. S35 and contains:
- a CDS encoding sugar-binding transcriptional regulator; this translates as MTDSAQRAASDIDLMTEVAMLYYLDNITQEAIAKRFDLSRVKVSRLLKRARDEGVVEVRVLQHPALNTELEQALVERFQLDRALIAVDHSDPDTQRSAVASLVANYLNKTLGDGMIIAVGMGRNVGAVAENVFLPVTRNCTFVCAIGGSLKAGEYMNPDHICRRLALRFGAESETLYAPALVANPELRSVLINNDTVRSTLDRARRADIALIGIGDMSENSNMVRMGWFSPQEIAQARVSGTVGDMMGYDFIDIHGQPAVNTLQGRVIGLTVQELVRIPDVVAIASENTKAAATLGALRSGVINTLATTVSNAYTILALDDATRR